TTGATTTTAGTTCTTTCTTGATTTTTCTTTTGAGCATTTTGTTGTTCTTGTGTACTCATAGCTTGAGCGTCGATACGGGTAGGGGATAAATTAGATGTGAAAGAAATATTATCATAATCTGATTTGTTAGATCTAGATTTAACAAAATGTTCGGTTTTATCCAAGATGGTTACGATACCTTTTTCTGAATTGTAGGTAATGAACCCTAGTGTAGAAAGCTCAATTAATAAAGATTTTGCCTGCTCTATAGTTCTGTTTAAAGCTGTAGCAGCAACTCCTTCTGTCATATCAAATTTGTCATATTTGTATGCATAATTATAAAGTGCATTTAATGGATTTATTGATTCCATTCCTTGCAAACGTTGATATAATTGCTCATCATAATAATTAAAAGATTCAAAACGTGCCTTTCTTTTTTGATCAGAACCCGCTTTGTCATACGCTAGAATAAGTTCAGATGAGTTTCTTGACCAAGCTATTTCATCTACATATAAATCCATCTTATGATAGGAGTCCACAAATGGAGATTGAGATAAGGTAGAACTTCCTCGAGAGAAAAGAACTTTGTCGCTTTCTTTTTCATAGGAAATATTAAGTCCCGTATGTGTGATAGAATCACCATTTCCAAAATATAAAACAAAGCTAGCCATTGGAGTTAATATTTTCTTAGGATTTATGATAACTCTATCTGACTTAGTTTTAATAAAAGGTGCCCCTTTTCTCATGTATGTTAATTGGGCAGGAGTTTTACTATTTCCAATTCCCACAAAATCACTTCCCTCTAATGAAAATCCGCCTCGGTAGTCAATATCCTGGACAATATTCTTAATTTCAAAATTAGCCTCATAGGAAAAAAATTGAGGATAAGGAAGGTCACCTTCCTTTCCTACGGCTCCTTTTACTGCTCTGTCTGTGAGTTTACCATACATTTTTTTATTAACAAAAGATGTGGTTAATGTTACACTATCTGCTGTAAGGTTAGTAGAACGTAAAGAAATTTGGTAATTGATAAAAGTGGCATAAGTTTGATCCTTAGGCAGACCAACCTTCTCCCAATTAATAGTACCATTGTTTCCTTTCCATTTTCTTTTTCCCATGTCCAACTCTCCATTCGTTTGAGTGACTTTTATTGAATCGGAATAAGGTTCCTTATTTTTAGATGTACCTCTATTTATTGTTTTACAAATAAGCGTGGTATTTGTGAAGTTGATAAAAGGTTCATTCTTTTTATTGATTAATTCAAAATCACCTCCGATACAAAACCATTTAAAATTTTGATCATTTATAATAATATTTCGGAAAAGGAAATCACTTGTTTCACTAAGAAAAGTTTCAATCTTTTTAGGATTCCTGTTTTTCATTAAATCATCAACAAAAGCATGCCATGTAGTATAATTATTATCTAATTTTCCTTTTTTGATAAAGGAATAAACTGCTGTAACATAATTATATGTGTCGGGATATACCTTATGATGGTTTTCAATGAGTAAATCTATATTCTGTGACATTCTTTGGAATACATCTTCGGGGAATTGATTTCCCACCATTAAAAGAGGTCCTAATTCTTTTTCTACAAATTCAAGTGGGACTCTATCTGATGTTGCTCCACTAATTAATTTGATATAATTATTTAAAAATTTATCTCTTTTTATTTGCCCCCATGCAGTATTCATAGAAAGAATTAAGAGTAAAGCAGTAGTAATTAAGACATATCTCTTCATCTAAATAAGTTTTTCTAGTTTTAAAATGGCCCAAGTATCTAAAGTACGGATTTGAGAAGCTCTAAATCCATTTTTCTCAGCCTCAGTCATAAGTGAGATACAGTCAACTTCATAGAAGCCACTCAAGATAAGAGTGCCATGCTCTATACATAACCTTGAATAATTTTCCATTTGTTGCATTAAAACGTTTCGATTAATATTTGCGATTATAACGTCAAATTTTTCGTTTGGTACAACATCAATACTTCCTTTTTTTAATTTGAAATTCTGAATATTGTTACGTTCACAATTTTCTATTGCATTTTCAACAGCGTAATCATCAATGTCATTCCCAAATACATTTCTTGCACCCAATTTCGATGCCAAAATCCCTAAAATGCCTGTACCAGTACCTATGTCAGCTACTGATTTTCCTTTAAAGTCAATTTCTAAAAGTGTTTGACAAAGCAAATAAGTGGT
The DNA window shown above is from Brumimicrobium sp. and carries:
- the prmA gene encoding 50S ribosomal protein L11 methyltransferase — protein: MDYIQVNLDIKPFSPWAEILTQELADIGFDSFMEENGQLQAFIPKGDFNKRKLDELLHPYSRKEIEIHYETIEIPHQNWNATWEADYTPIKISNELLIRAPFHSQDNSFKISLEIQPQMSFGTGHHPTTYLLCQTLLEIDFKGKSVADIGTGTGILGILASKLGARNVFGNDIDDYAVENAIENCERNNIQNFKLKKGSIDVVPNEKFDVIIANINRNVLMQQMENYSRLCIEHGTLILSGFYEVDCISLMTEAEKNGFRASQIRTLDTWAILKLEKLI